Proteins from one Coregonus clupeaformis isolate EN_2021a chromosome 29, ASM2061545v1, whole genome shotgun sequence genomic window:
- the wdr20a gene encoding WD repeat-containing protein 20 produces the protein MAAEGGGKEMNEIKTQFTTREGVYKLLTHSEYSRPNRVPFNSQGSNPVKVSFANVNDQSGNGDRICFNVGRELYFYIYKGVRKAADLSKPIDKRIYKGTQPTCHDFNHLTATAESVSLLVGFSAGQVQLIDPIKKETSKLFNEERLIDKSRVTCVKWVPGSESLFLVAHSSGNMYLYNLEHTCGTTVPHYQLLKQGENYSVHTCKSKSTRNPLLKWTVGEGALNEFSFSPDGKFLACVSQDGFLRVFNFDAVELHGTMKSYFGGLLCVCWSPDGKYIVAGGEDDLVTVWSFVDCRVIARGHGHKSWVSVVAFDHYTTSVEDADPMEFSGSDEDFQDQIHFGRDRANSSQSQLSKRNSTDSRPVQVTYRFGSVGQDTQLCLWDLTEDILFPHLPLSRTRTHTNVMNATSPPVGGDVSVGGGVGGGIVNNVSNNPSTNGTNTPDNPLPTPLPRSNSLPHSAATTANSKSSVMDNAIATGASKFATLSVHDRKERHHEKDHKRNHSMGHISSKSSDKLNILTKTKTDPAKTLGTLLCPRMEDIPLLEPLICKKIAHERLTVLIFLEDCIVTACQEGFICTWARPGKVGLLSSQNQASSPSGTVV, from the exons ATGGCggcggagggaggagggaaggagatgaaCGAAATTAAAACTCAGTTCACTACTCGGGAAGGCGTCTATAAACTCCTCACTCACTCCGAATATAGCCGCCCCAACAGGGTGCCTTTCAATTCCCAGGGTTCGAACCCCGTCAAAGTTTCCTTCGCCAACGTCAATGACCAGTCTGGTAACGGCGACAGAATCTGTTTCAATGTGGGCCGGGAGCTGTACTTCTACATCTACAAAGGCGTTCGAAAG GCGGCTGACCTGAGCAAACCTATCGACAAGAGGATCTACAAAGGAACACAGCCCACATGTCATGACTTCAACCACCTCACGGCCACGGCGGAGAGCGTCTCCCTGCTGGTGGGTTTCTCGGCAGGCCAGGTGCAGCTCATCGACCCAATCAAGAAGGAGACCAGCAAGCTCTTCAATGAGGAA AGACTAATAGACAAATCCAGAGTGACTTGTGTAAAATGGGTGCCAGGCTCAGAGAGTCTGTTCCTAGTCGCTCATTCCAGTGGAAACATGTACTTGTACAACTTGGAGCACACGTGTGGCACCACGGTTCCTCACTACCAGTTGCTCAAACAGGGCGAGAACTACTCAGTGCACACGTGTAAGAGCAAGTCCACGCGCAACCCCTTGCTCAAATGGACGGTGGGCGAGGGAGCGCTTAACGAGTTTTCCTTCTCACCCGACGGGAAGTTCCTGGCGTGCGTGAGCCAGGACGGCTTCCTTCGGGTCTTCAACTTTGATGCGGTGGAGCTGCACGGGACCATGAAAAGCTACTTTGGGGGTCTGCTGTGCGTGTGCTGGAGTCCAGACGGAAAGTACATTGTTGCGGGGGGCGAGGATGATCTGGTGACCGTGTGGTCGTTTGTGGACTGCCGGGTTATTGCACGCGGTCACGGACACAAGTCGTGGGTGAGCGTGGTGGCGTTtgaccactacacaaccagcgtGGAGGATGCAGACCCTATGGAGTTCAGCGGCAGCGACGAGGACTTCCAGGACCAGATCCACTTTGGTCGCGACCGGGCCAACAGCTCGCAGTCCCAACTCTCTAAGCGCAACTCCACAGACAGTCGGCCGGTACAGGTCACATACAGGTTTGGCTCAGTGGGCCAGGACACTCAACTCTGCTTGTGGGACCTCACAGAAGATATCCTTTTCCCCCACCTCCCGCTTTCCCGGACAAGAACGCACACCAATGTGATGAATGCTACCAGCCCCCCAGTGGGAGGGGACGTGTCTGTGGGAGGTGGGGTAGGTGGTGGCATAGTGAATAATGTGAGTAATAACCCTAGCACCAACGGCACCAACACCCCTGATAACCCCCTCCCTACTCCCCTGCCACGCTCCAACAGCTTACCACATTCTGCAGCTACGACCGCCAACAGCAAGAGCAGCGTCATGGACAACGCCATCGCCACAGGCGCAAGCAAATTCGCCACGCTCTCCGTTCACGATCGCAAAGAGCGGCACCACGAGAAGGACCACAAACGGAACCACAGCATGGGCCACATTAGCAGCAAGAGCAGTGACAAGCTCAACATACTCACCAAAACCAAAACAGACCCTGCAAAGACACTGGGGACGCTGCTCTGTCCCCGCATGGAAGACATACCCTTACTAGAGCCCCTTATCTGCAAAAAAATAGCACATGAGAGACTGACTGTCTTAATATTTCTTGAAGACTGTATAGTGACAGCTTGTCAGGAGGGATTTATTTGCACATGGGCAAGGCCTGGCAAAGTG GGTTTATTGTCATCCCAAAACCAAGCCAGCTCTCCCAGTGGAACTGTAGTATAG